TATCCGCCTTAAATATTTCTAGTTAAAACATATCTCACCTTGCAGAAATAATGAAGTTGACAAAAATTTGACTGTCTATAATCAACTAGATAAATCTTCATTTTTTTTAAAAATTTTAATAAAACCTATTGCATAATAGCCTTCGCCTTGTTATAATACAGCTTACAATCAAAATATAATCATCAATGGTTATTGAGATTGTATAAATTAAATGGAGGTGCTTAAAATGAAAAGGTTTTTAGATAGGTTGGCAAAGGCGAATGAAAGGGAGTTTGGGAAAGGAAGAATTAATTATCAAAAAATGTACAACAGCAGTGCGAGAGTTGTTTCCGAGCTGCCAAGTCATGAACCTACAACCCCACCAAGTACTTCTGTTATTCAGGCAATGAAAGCTGCTGATTCAATCAACACTCCAAAGTGCGATATCTGCTACTTAGGCGAACCATCCGCCCAGTGTTAATCTAAAGTAACTCGGGATCAAAAATTTATAGTAATAAAAAAATCGGTGTGAAAAACACCGATAATTTTTTGTCATTTTTACTCTACTGGTCTTAATATTTACTCTACTGATCTTACTATATTTTTTAGTTCTTCTTTTGATAATCCACTCTTATACTCCCTAAACTCAAATTCTTGACCATCTTCCTGCCAAACCAACTGATAGCCGATTTCTACTTTTGGTTCATCTTTTCCCACTTTGCCTGTATCCAAGATTGGATATTCAATTATTCTCACCTTTTTGTCATTGATATAAACTTCATCAATCACTTTATCTTCGTCCACATCCGCTCTTCTTGGATAATTCGAAATAATAAGGGTCAGTCTCTCGGCATCATCACTTTCGGTATTTTCATAGCGCATCCGTACATTTTCTCTTTCAACAGATGAATTATGATCTCCTCCTGCAATATACTCTAGAGAATAGTCTTCTGGCAGTTTTTGTGGAGATTTTATATCAAGGGAAGTATTTTCCCTAGCCTCTTCGAAGGTATCATATTCTGGCACTTTTGCTGATTCAACTTTTTCTTCATTAATTTCTACTTTATTAAATTCTTGTTCGGTTTTTTGGGCTTCGTACCCATCGTCTGTTTCTTCTATTTGATAGACAACTACACTCCCAAAAGGTAAGTTGTTACTAGCCCATGTCCTAGCTTCACTAGACATTGCAAAAATAGACCCTGTCATAAGAATTGTCAGACATGCTGCCGCAGAAGCCTTTTTAAGAATAGTTTTAGGATTCTTTTTGGGCTTTTTTTCTATATTGTTTTTCACCTTTTCCCATGAAATATCAGATATATATTTATCATCGACTTCTTCATCCATTGTGCTTTTCAGTTCCTCTTCAAGTCTTGGGTCAAAATTATTATTATCTAACATTAATATTCCCCTCCTCAAAATAATTTTCGCCCAGTTCTTCACTATAGGGGTTCACCCCTTCATTTTTAAGTAGATAAGCAAGTTTCTTACGAGCTCGGTGTAGTCTCGTCTTAGCTCCTGCCGTACTACAACCAAGAACCTGTGACATTTCTTTTGTTGTTAGTCCATTAAAATAATAAAGGACTAAAGCTGTTCTATGAGAAGGTTTTAGTTTCCCCATGGACTTGCGGATTATATCCCTAGTGAGAAATACATCTACATCACTAACTTTTTTTGAAACCTGAATGTTTCCTTCATCCAAAGGCACATATTTCTTTTCTTTTTTTACCAAATCCCAGCAGGTCCTAACTAGAGTTCTATATAACCAGGTCTGAAAGGCATCAGGATCTTTTAATTGATGAATTCTGTTAAAACATTTAATAAACGCCTCCTGCACTGCATCTTCTGCAATTTTTTCATTTCGTATTATCAAAAAAGCTGTCCTATAGGCTTTATCGCTAAACTGCATAAACAATCTTTCAAAAGCATCCATGTCTCCATCTTTGCATTTTTCAACAATAAATGCGATGTCATCCATTTTATTCCTCCTTTTATTTTTTATTGTCCTTTTTCTACACTATAGAGGAATTAAAAAGTAAAAAGGTTACACTAATTAAAAAAGAACCTTCATAATTTTTATTTTTAAGAATGTATTTTCACTTCATTCGTTGATAAAATATAATTTTCCTTTTCAATTATACCTACATTTATACAAAATTAATTCTTTATCCCAAGGAAAATTAGAAATCTGTTGATATTTTTTACATTATAAAAAGGTTTTTCTTGATTTATTTAGAATTATTATTTAGAATAATTATTAATAAGTTTGATTTTTGAAATTTAAAGGAGGAATTTTAATTGGCAAAGCTTAATGAAGTTTATAGGTGTAACATCTGCGGGAATATCGTTGAGGTATTACAGGGAGGTAAAGGTCAGTTGGTCTGCTGTGGCGAGAATATGGAACTTTTAGAAGAAAACACTAAAGATGCTTCACTAGAAAAGCATGTTCCTGTTAAAGAAGTTGAGGGAGATAAGGTTACTGTTACGGTAGGAAGTGCCGAGCATCCAATGGATGACGATCATTATATTACCTGGATAGAAGTCTTAGTAGATGACAAAGTATATAGACAAAACTTGAAGCCTGGAGACAAACCGGTAGCTGTATTCAATGTTTCAGGTAGCGATATTAAGGCAAGAGCATACTGTAACCTGCATGATCTTTGGAGCACGTAAGAAAAAGTCTACAAAAACCCCTCGCAATGAGGGGTTTTTCTTTGTATAATATAATTAAAGAAAATATATTTTACCAAATATTTTAATATTTTAGTCCAGAGAGGAGATAGCTATGTGAAAAAAGTTATGAATTATCCCAAGTTATTTTACTTATTTATAATAGTAATTCTTATATTTGTTTTCACAAGCTATCTAATTATTAATAATTCTAACTATACTTTGGCATCAAGCAGTAATGGTAATGACCCGACAGCAGCCACAGCTGCTGTCTTAGATTTGAGCAGCTGGCAACCAGGTGATAGTTTAATCTCTATAGACGGTGAGTGGGAATTTTATTGGAATGAGCTATTAGAGCCAAAAGATTTTGCTAGCTTACAAACAACTCAAGAAAAGAGTTCGGAGAATTCTCATCAAAAGTATATCAACTTTCCAAGAGCCTGGAATGGTATTTTGATAGATGACCATGAGCTAGAAGGCACAGGCTATGCCACATATAGACTTAATCTAATTACAGATAATACAGGAACTGCAGGCGAAAGCAACCCCCTCTTAGGCCTAAAGATTCCCAGAGTTTTAACTTCTTATAACATTTGGGTAAATGATGAGTTAATTGCATCTGCTGGTACTGTGGGTAGTAACATACAAGACAGTAGACCGCAATATCTTCCCCAGGTAGCTTTTTTTGAGCAAAGAGAAAACAACGAGATAATAATTCAGGTATCTAATTTTAGTCACCGTAGTGGAGGTGTCTTAGAAAGTATAACTCTTGGCAGTACTGAAGATATCATTTCTCTTAGAAATTATAATATAGCTGCAGAAATCTTTATCTTTGGAAGCTTATTAAGCATGGGACTTTATCAGATCTTTTTGTTTAGCTTTAGAAGAAAAGAATTAGCATCGTTATATTTTGGTCTTTTCTGTATTTTAGTTGCTTTGAGGACAGTTTTGGTGGGAGAGATATTTCTCATTGAGCTGTTTCCTGATTTGGACTGGGAGCTAGCCCATAAGCTTCAAACCCTTAGCTACTATCTTGGTGTGCCTTTGATTTTTATGTTTTTTAAGTCCGCTTTTCCTGAGAATATTTCAACTTTTTTCTTAAGAATATGTCAGGTTATGGGGGTGCTTTTTGGTCTTTTAGTACTTTTTACTTCTGCAAGAGTTTTTACTAACTACAATATGATATATCAAGTTTTCACCGTTGTAATGATTATTTACTTAACTTATGCCCTTGCAAAAATAATCTCCAAACAAAAAGAGGGAGCTAATTACATTGTTATTGGTGCACTTGCTTTATTTATAACTACTTTTCATGATGCAATTTTTTTGAGCACCTGGTTTAGTGATCAAAGTAATAGTATTGCAAGATCTATAATTACCAGGGGAAATTTATCTTCTTATGGACAACTTATTTTTGTATTTTCCCACTCTTTAGTTCTTGGCAAAAGGTTTTCCAATGCTTTGATCAAAGAAGAAGAAATATCAAATTACAGAAAAGAACTAAATGAAAATCTAGAAAAACAAGTAAAGGAAAGAACCGAAGAGCTAGAAGAGGCCAACAAAACCCTAAAGCAGCTTTCTACTATAGATCCTTTAACAGGTATTTCGAACCGCAGGCATTTTGACGAAGTTTTGAATTTAGAATGGCGAAGAGTTCTTCGAGACAAAAACCCTATTTCACTTATTTTCGTAGATCTTGACTGTTTTAAATATTACAATGACTATTATGGACACAGTGCAGGGGATACATGCCTTAAAATGGTAGCAAAAGTTCTAAAAGATTCGCTAAACAGAGCAAGTGATTTAGTAGCACGCTATGGAGGCGAAGAATTTGTAGTTGTTTTGCCGAATATGGCTGAAGATGAAGCTTTGCAGGTGGCAGAACATCTGAGGAAAGATATTGAGAAGCTAAAAATTGAACACATCAGCTCTCCAGTATATAAATATGTCACTGCAAGTTTTGGCGTGTCGACTATGATCCCAGACGAGAACCTTTCACCAGAAGATTTGATCAACACAGCAGACAAAGCATTATACATGGCCAAAGATGAAGGGCGAAACAGGGTGAGATATGTAGCTATAACTTAAAAAACATTATCTGTATCTTTCCAAAATCAAATATGCTTTATTACCTTTGGTGTTATAAAACAAGCCTTCACACATTATCCGAGTCATTTTTATCCCTCGACCTCTTTCTCCTTCACAGTTTAATTCTTTTTTGCAGTAGATTTTCTCTGTCCAATCAAAGCCATCACCTTCATCAGCAACACTAGCGTAAATATATTTATCTGCGATTATCACTTCTATATGAACTTTTTTGTCAGGATGAAACTTGTTCCCATGCTCGATAGCATTTATGACTAGTTCTAGTAACCCTTGAAAGCAGGCAGAGTTTTTGGCATAAGCCTGAATTCGGGGAAAGATCACAGAGTTATATTCGGCTATCCCTTGAGGGCTGCTATTTATCTCCCAATAATAATACTTTCTATCTTTTGGTTCTATTTGCATAATAACGTAAGTTATATCATCTTCACCCTGAAGGGAACCATCATTAAACTCCATAAAATCTTTATTAATGGCGTTTTTTAATAGCTCGGGTGGATAATCACAGTAATTATAAAAAACATCATTTAATTTTTTTTCGTAAGCTTCACCATCAGAATTTACCTGTTCTGAAATTCCATCAGTGTTAAATAGTATTGTGGAGCCAGGTGTTAAAGTAATAACCTCGTTACTAAAGCTTATCAACTCTTTTGGAATTGCTGAAGATATTGGAAGCCCCTGGCTTTTCAAGGTGATTTTTTTGCCATCTCCTAGTTTTGCCATTGGTGAGAATTGCATCCCACCTGAACTATAGCTTAACTCATATTTTTCTAAATCTAATACCGCCAAAAAAACACAGACAAAATAGTCATCAGGATAATTATGTTTGCGGTATTGCCTATTAATATGATGCATAATTTTATCAGGGCATATATCATCAGGTTTTAACGTGACATAACTCTCAATTGTTTCTTTTACAAAAACACTTATTATAGTTCCATCTAGGCCGTGACCAGAAACATCTGATAGATAAATAATAAATTTGTTGTTATCTGTTTTGATAAAATTATAAAAATCGCCACCTAGACTTTGAGCTGGGTAAAAATGGCTTTCTAGGGTCACTTCTTTAGGTGAGTCTACTTCAGAATAATCACCCAAAAGCATCCTTTTGTGAATATGTTTAGCTTTATTAACTTCTTCATCAAGCATATTATAGAGTTCTTCAATCTCCATATTCTTTAGTTCAGTTTCTACGATGTATTCTGATAGTTTTTTGTCAGCTTCTTTTCTATTTGTTATATTTCTAACAGAAGCTACAAACAAATATTCACTCTCCTGTGTTTTTGTCTCAGATAGATGTATGGATACTTCTACAGGGAACTCACTGCCATCTTTTCTTTGATGATAAGTTTCAAAGCTTCGACCGTGCTTGAGTTTACCCGCTGCATTGCTATTTTTAATGTTATTTATAACTTCATCGAATTCTTTCTTCAATTCGCTCTCCGACATATATGGTTTTATATCAAATGGGGTTAAATTAAGTAGCTCTTCTTTACCGTAGCCAAGTTCGTAACTGGCTGTTTCATTTACATCGAGAATTTTTAAGGAAGGGTGACTTATTAAGAAAATACTATCCCCTGAGCTATCTAAAGCATTTCTAAACATTGTAAGTGACTTTTCTGCCTTTTTGCGCTCGGTAACATCAAACACCGTTTCTATCACTTGTATTAACTCACCATCATCATTAAACACTGGATATGCAAGTACTTCAACTAAGCGTTCTCTTCCTTTGCTATCATAGTGGATATGTTCTACTCTTGTAGGTTCTTTTGTTTTTTTGATAATCTCTACTGGACAGGGGTGCTCATCTCCACTACAGGGCACTTCACTATCGTGAGTTAATTCATGACATGTTATACTCTCTTTATTTTTTATCCCTGAAGCTTTGTTTGCAAGAAGTATAGAATAATCTTTTATATCTATTAACAAAAACGAATGTTTAAAAGCTTCTATTGCACCATTAAATAATGTTTTTTGATAATTTATTTCCCTTTCAAATTGTATTTGCTTTGTTATATCCCTTGCAAAACCTATATACTGGCTATCATCTATCTTAACAGCTAACATATACTCCCAAAAAAGGCTCCCATCTTTTCGCTTTGCCATAAAAGTTCTCTCCGAACGACCCGTCTCTACCAACTCGTTAAAATGCTCCATCCCCTCAGCAAAAGTCTCAGGAGCAGTTACATCCTTTATTGTCAGGTTCAAAAGTTCTTCTCTAGAGTAGCCTGTCATGTTGCAAGCTTCTTTGTTAACTTCAATATAATTACCTTCTCTATCCACAACAAATACACCAATCGGAGCTTCATCTATATAAGCTTTAAATTTCTTTAAGTTATTGTTAATTTGTTCACCAGACATTTTAATCACCAATCCTTAAAAACTTCTTTACAAAAAATCAACAACAAATAAAAAACTAGAAATACAAATTTTATTTATTTCTATAAGATGTATTTCTAGTAATAACATTCATTCTCCTTTTTATCTCTTCATTTGTAACAACATAAAAAGACTTCAGCAAATTCTATGAAGTCTTTTTATATTGAAACTAAATTATCAAGGTTTAATATCACTAGACCAACTCGGTCTATAGGATCAATTTTAGTAATAAATTAGCCCTTTAGTTATTATTTATAATTTGAACTTTGAAATTTCTTCCTGCATATTTTGAGCTAGTTCTGCCAAATTTTCACTTGCTTTTGATATTTCCTCCATAGAAGCATTTTGCTCTTCCATAGAAGCAGATGACTCTTCAGTATTAGATGAGTTTTCTTCTGCAATTGCAGTTAAATTTTGTATTTTTTCTACAATTACGTTTTTATTATCTAACATTTTGTTGCTAACTTCATTCAATTGATTGATTAACTCATTGGTTTGTTCTATAGATTTTGAAATACTTTCAAACTTTTCTCCAGTATCCTTTACGCTTGCATTTTGTGACTCAAATGTTTCACTCATTGTATCCATAGTAGATACGGCTTTAGTTGTTTTGTCCGAGAGATCTTTAACTATCTTGAAGATATTATCCGAATACTCATTTGACTGTTCTGCTAATTTTCTAATTTCATCAGCTACAACTGCAAAGCCTTCACCATATTCTCCTGCTCTGGCAGCTTCAATTGAAGCATTAAGTGCAAGCAAGTTGGTTTGTTCGGCTATATCAGCAACCTGCCCACTAGCCTCTTCTATTTTTTTGGTGCTTTCATTGGTATCGTTTATAACTTCTTGTATTTCACTTGTAGCTTCATTACTTTCTTTAGTTTTTTCATAGAGGTTTTGTAGCACTTCTGTGCTCTCTGCTTTTAATTTATCAACTTCTTCAATTGCTTTGTTCAAATTTGTTAAATAGTTTTGGCTCTCTTCGATAAATGAACCAAGTTCTTCGGTTTTTTGGGAGGTTTCCTCTGTTTCATAAGCTTGATTTGATGCTCCTTCAGAAATGTCTTCTATTGCCTTTGATACTTCATTTGCAGCCTTAGATGTTTCCTGGCTATTTGCTGTAAGTTCTTCAGAAGAAGCTGCAACTTGCTCTGCCTGACTATTAATTCCTTTAATTAAATTTGATATATTGTAGACCATATTATCAAGTGCTTTAGAGATTAAGCCAATTTCATCTTTTCTTTGATAAAATTTCTTTGTTTCTTGAATCGCCTCTGCAGAAAAATCGGAGTTAGCCATCTTATCAATAGAGTTTTTCAAAGCATTTATTGGATTTGAAATATTTCTACTTATCATAACAGCAGCTCCTATACCAATGATCAAAGAGGCTATAGAACCAATAATAATTACAGTTTGGGCAAAGCTTTCCTGGCGACTCGCCGACTGATTAAGCTCATCCCTCTGGGCATAAAGAATTTCCTCTAGCTGATTTAAATTTTGTCTTATCTCTTCAAGAGCTGGCTGTGTCTCATTAGTATATATTTCCCTCGCATTCTCCTGTCCTACCTCAGAATCAGGTCCATATTCATTGTATATTTGCACTATATCTTCGGCAGAGGTGTGCAAATTAACATGAGGTTCCTCCAAAGCTAAAAAAGCCTCTTGAAAATCTTGAGGTGTTTGCTCGAACTCATCAGAATCAATTGTCTCATAAAACCAAACTCCAAAAGTACACTCGGTATAATCTAGCTCACCTTCAAATTGTTCTTCTAGAATAAACGTATCAGCCAGCTCATTAGTCCAAGAAAGATGGGCTACCTCGGTTTCTACTGATTGAACAATTGTTTCCATACTTTCTGCTGCTTCTTCATTAGCTTCAGTAACACTTGAAAGCATATAATAACTTACTATGCTTATTATAAAAAGTAGCAATAGAACTAATCCGAAACCAAATAGAAGCTTTCCTCTAATATTAAAACTCATAAAATTAATACCCCCATTAAAAAATAATTTATTATAATTAAATTTTTAATATGTTACAAAAAAATCAACGCCCGATATCACAAATTGAAAACGTCTTTACATATTTTTCGACAAAAACCACTTACTTCCTTTTAATTTTTATCTTTTTATAAAAACAAATTGTAATATCTTATAATATTTATAGAAGCTAGACTAGAAAGGCCAAAAAAAAGGTAAAGGAGAAATTAGTTTCAGCCGATATAAATATTAACAACCAGATGAAAGTGAGGTGAAAATAGTTGATTAATTCGAAGCTAAACCTTAACAAAGAATCAGGCTCGAGTTCAAGTATGGTAGATATGATCAAGTTTCAAAGTACAAAGTTAAAATATCAAAAAACTTCATTAGCTTCAAAACAAGTTTTTCCTAATAACAAAGGAGAAAAGACACTTTTAAAGACTTCTAACACTTATGCTAATTTAAGCTTCACCCAAAACAAGATCAAAATGTTTCAAGACAAAAGCACTGAATATATTTATATACAGAGCAGCACTTTGAATATCGAAATCGAAACTAGTGAGTTACACTTAGAAAAAAATATCGAGGATACAAATACTTTCCCTTCTTCAAAAGAAATAGCAGAGAGGATTATAAACTTTGCCAAAAACTTAGCAGGCGATGATAATAACAAAATTGATCTTTTAGAAGAAGCGTTCGAAAAAGGTTTTTCACAAGCTAAAAGAATGCTTGGAGGCTGGCTTCCAGATAGATGTTATGATACCTATGATATTGTGAAAGAAAAATTTGACAACTGGAGAGAAGTTACTGAAACAGAAATTTAATTCAGATAGGAAATGTGCATCCGGTTGCAGAAATATAGATATAATTCAGATATTTAAGTTCTCTATAATTAATTTTGGAGGTTATAAATATGTGTGATATGGAGGTCAAAAATCCAGCAGTATGCCCAAGAGACTGCCCGGATGTATG
The Natranaerofaba carboxydovora genome window above contains:
- a CDS encoding LDCC motif putative metal-binding protein; this translates as MKRFLDRLAKANEREFGKGRINYQKMYNSSARVVSELPSHEPTTPPSTSVIQAMKAADSINTPKCDICYLGEPSAQC
- a CDS encoding RNA polymerase sigma factor translates to MDDIAFIVEKCKDGDMDAFERLFMQFSDKAYRTAFLIIRNEKIAEDAVQEAFIKCFNRIHQLKDPDAFQTWLYRTLVRTCWDLVKKEKKYVPLDEGNIQVSKKVSDVDVFLTRDIIRKSMGKLKPSHRTALVLYYFNGLTTKEMSQVLGCSTAGAKTRLHRARKKLAYLLKNEGVNPYSEELGENYFEEGNINVR
- a CDS encoding desulfoferrodoxin: MAKLNEVYRCNICGNIVEVLQGGKGQLVCCGENMELLEENTKDASLEKHVPVKEVEGDKVTVTVGSAEHPMDDDHYITWIEVLVDDKVYRQNLKPGDKPVAVFNVSGSDIKARAYCNLHDLWST
- a CDS encoding diguanylate cyclase, whose translation is MKKVMNYPKLFYLFIIVILIFVFTSYLIINNSNYTLASSSNGNDPTAATAAVLDLSSWQPGDSLISIDGEWEFYWNELLEPKDFASLQTTQEKSSENSHQKYINFPRAWNGILIDDHELEGTGYATYRLNLITDNTGTAGESNPLLGLKIPRVLTSYNIWVNDELIASAGTVGSNIQDSRPQYLPQVAFFEQRENNEIIIQVSNFSHRSGGVLESITLGSTEDIISLRNYNIAAEIFIFGSLLSMGLYQIFLFSFRRKELASLYFGLFCILVALRTVLVGEIFLIELFPDLDWELAHKLQTLSYYLGVPLIFMFFKSAFPENISTFFLRICQVMGVLFGLLVLFTSARVFTNYNMIYQVFTVVMIIYLTYALAKIISKQKEGANYIVIGALALFITTFHDAIFLSTWFSDQSNSIARSIITRGNLSSYGQLIFVFSHSLVLGKRFSNALIKEEEISNYRKELNENLEKQVKERTEELEEANKTLKQLSTIDPLTGISNRRHFDEVLNLEWRRVLRDKNPISLIFVDLDCFKYYNDYYGHSAGDTCLKMVAKVLKDSLNRASDLVARYGGEEFVVVLPNMAEDEALQVAEHLRKDIEKLKIEHISSPVYKYVTASFGVSTMIPDENLSPEDLINTADKALYMAKDEGRNRVRYVAIT
- a CDS encoding PAS domain S-box protein, whose product is MSGEQINNNLKKFKAYIDEAPIGVFVVDREGNYIEVNKEACNMTGYSREELLNLTIKDVTAPETFAEGMEHFNELVETGRSERTFMAKRKDGSLFWEYMLAVKIDDSQYIGFARDITKQIQFEREINYQKTLFNGAIEAFKHSFLLIDIKDYSILLANKASGIKNKESITCHELTHDSEVPCSGDEHPCPVEIIKKTKEPTRVEHIHYDSKGRERLVEVLAYPVFNDDGELIQVIETVFDVTERKKAEKSLTMFRNALDSSGDSIFLISHPSLKILDVNETASYELGYGKEELLNLTPFDIKPYMSESELKKEFDEVINNIKNSNAAGKLKHGRSFETYHQRKDGSEFPVEVSIHLSETKTQESEYLFVASVRNITNRKEADKKLSEYIVETELKNMEIEELYNMLDEEVNKAKHIHKRMLLGDYSEVDSPKEVTLESHFYPAQSLGGDFYNFIKTDNNKFIIYLSDVSGHGLDGTIISVFVKETIESYVTLKPDDICPDKIMHHINRQYRKHNYPDDYFVCVFLAVLDLEKYELSYSSGGMQFSPMAKLGDGKKITLKSQGLPISSAIPKELISFSNEVITLTPGSTILFNTDGISEQVNSDGEAYEKKLNDVFYNYCDYPPELLKNAINKDFMEFNDGSLQGEDDITYVIMQIEPKDRKYYYWEINSSPQGIAEYNSVIFPRIQAYAKNSACFQGLLELVINAIEHGNKFHPDKKVHIEVIIADKYIYASVADEGDGFDWTEKIYCKKELNCEGERGRGIKMTRIMCEGLFYNTKGNKAYLILERYR
- a CDS encoding methyl-accepting chemotaxis protein; protein product: MSFNIRGKLLFGFGLVLLLLFIISIVSYYMLSSVTEANEEAAESMETIVQSVETEVAHLSWTNELADTFILEEQFEGELDYTECTFGVWFYETIDSDEFEQTPQDFQEAFLALEEPHVNLHTSAEDIVQIYNEYGPDSEVGQENAREIYTNETQPALEEIRQNLNQLEEILYAQRDELNQSASRQESFAQTVIIIGSIASLIIGIGAAVMISRNISNPINALKNSIDKMANSDFSAEAIQETKKFYQRKDEIGLISKALDNMVYNISNLIKGINSQAEQVAASSEELTANSQETSKAANEVSKAIEDISEGASNQAYETEETSQKTEELGSFIEESQNYLTNLNKAIEEVDKLKAESTEVLQNLYEKTKESNEATSEIQEVINDTNESTKKIEEASGQVADIAEQTNLLALNASIEAARAGEYGEGFAVVADEIRKLAEQSNEYSDNIFKIVKDLSDKTTKAVSTMDTMSETFESQNASVKDTGEKFESISKSIEQTNELINQLNEVSNKMLDNKNVIVEKIQNLTAIAEENSSNTEESSASMEEQNASMEEISKASENLAELAQNMQEEISKFKL